In a genomic window of Sutcliffiella sp. FSL R7-0096:
- a CDS encoding helicase-related protein, with product MYSLLVTCGAGKTEVLFKGIEKALTQGKRVCIATPRTDVALELSPRLQQVFPEMEIATLYGGSEDRTKNSPLTIATTHQLLRYYSAFDTIIIDEVDAFPYSVDPALEYAARQAQTEGGSTIYLSATPSKKMQRAVHSGKLSSVIIPARYHQHLLPVPFMEWCGDWEKRVKKNRLPGNVLYWVRKHHAANRPTFLFVPTIDLLERIVVILQKDYGELVAGVHAKDKKRKEKVADFREGKVKVLVTTTILERGVTVSDVQVGVLGAEDNLFTESALVQIAGRAGRSSQHPEGDVRFFHYGRTREMVAAIDQIRRMNYRAKTGGYLDE from the coding sequence ATGTATTCATTACTGGTCACTTGTGGTGCGGGAAAAACAGAGGTTCTTTTTAAAGGAATAGAAAAAGCTTTGACCCAAGGCAAGCGGGTATGCATCGCTACGCCGCGTACCGATGTTGCCCTAGAACTGTCTCCTCGTCTCCAACAGGTGTTTCCGGAAATGGAGATTGCCACCCTGTATGGAGGCAGTGAGGACAGAACGAAGAACTCTCCGCTTACCATCGCAACGACCCATCAGCTACTTCGTTACTACAGCGCCTTTGATACCATCATTATTGATGAAGTGGATGCTTTCCCATATTCGGTCGACCCTGCGTTGGAATATGCAGCGAGACAAGCTCAGACAGAAGGAGGGAGCACTATTTATCTGAGTGCAACTCCTTCTAAGAAAATGCAGCGTGCAGTACATTCAGGCAAGCTTTCTTCTGTCATCATTCCCGCGAGGTATCACCAGCACCTTTTACCGGTCCCATTCATGGAGTGGTGTGGGGACTGGGAAAAAAGGGTGAAGAAAAACAGGCTTCCTGGGAATGTGCTTTATTGGGTCCGAAAGCACCATGCGGCAAACCGACCCACTTTTCTTTTTGTTCCTACTATTGATCTGCTCGAACGGATTGTCGTTATCCTACAAAAGGATTATGGAGAGCTTGTGGCTGGGGTTCATGCCAAAGATAAGAAACGAAAAGAAAAGGTGGCTGATTTCCGGGAGGGAAAGGTAAAAGTTTTGGTGACGACCACTATACTGGAGCGAGGAGTTACGGTATCAGATGTTCAAGTTGGTGTACTTGGAGCGGAGGACAATCTGTTTACGGAAAGTGCCCTCGTGCAAATTGCAGGCAGGGCTGGCCGAAGTAGTCAGCATCCGGAAGGGGATGTGAGGTTTTTTCATTACGGTAGGACACGTGAGATGGTAGCCGCAATTGATCAAATCAGGCGTATGAACTATCGAGCGAAGACGGGGGGATATCTTGATGAGTAA
- a CDS encoding helix-turn-helix transcriptional regulator: MWNDTNGGVVMPIKGFTCNLRVILAEEKTRNPAFTQKRLAEKIGLSRTALNALVNENTLPSFETAYAIATELNRPIERIWVKFDNRVEDQENDSV, from the coding sequence ATGTGGAATGATACAAATGGAGGTGTCGTGATGCCTATTAAAGGATTCACTTGTAATCTAAGAGTGATATTAGCCGAAGAGAAGACGAGAAACCCAGCCTTTACTCAGAAGAGGCTTGCAGAGAAAATAGGATTAAGCAGGACTGCTCTTAATGCCCTGGTAAATGAAAACACCTTACCAAGCTTTGAGACAGCTTATGCAATAGCAACTGAACTAAATCGACCAATTGAACGAATTTGGGTGAAATTCGATAATAGAGTCGAAGACCAGGAGAATGATAGTGTATGA
- a CDS encoding TIGR03826 family flagellar region protein: MSQLDNCPNCGEIYVKNAFREVCEACYKEEEVQYQTVYKYIRQRDNRMASLDQVVENTGVAESLILKFICKGRIQLTQFPNLGYPCDRCGRMIREDKLCIGCKKDIQGQLSQLDREEERQRVIRSEGRTYHAIDKKFL; this comes from the coding sequence ATGTCCCAGCTCGATAATTGTCCAAACTGTGGAGAGATTTATGTAAAAAATGCTTTCAGGGAAGTGTGTGAAGCATGTTATAAAGAAGAGGAAGTTCAGTATCAGACTGTATACAAGTACATCCGACAACGAGATAACAGAATGGCAAGCTTGGACCAAGTCGTGGAAAATACGGGCGTGGCAGAGTCGTTGATCCTCAAGTTCATCTGTAAAGGCCGCATCCAGCTGACCCAATTTCCAAATTTGGGGTATCCGTGCGACCGTTGTGGTAGGATGATTAGAGAGGATAAGCTGTGTATTGGTTGTAAAAAAGATATCCAGGGACAACTTTCGCAATTGGACCGTGAAGAAGAAAGACAGCGGGTAATCCGGAGCGAAGGAAGAACCTACCATGCAATTGATAAGAAATTCCTATAA
- the flgM gene encoding flagellar biosynthesis anti-sigma factor FlgM: MKINNIGPSGVNPYKNHMKQQQVQTPNQAKSDQVEISSKAKEMQERSQFAEARQEKIAKLKVSVENGTYKVDPKAVASKMIDFYFNK, from the coding sequence ATGAAGATTAATAATATTGGTCCTTCAGGAGTCAACCCCTATAAGAATCATATGAAACAACAGCAGGTTCAGACGCCTAATCAGGCAAAGAGCGATCAGGTGGAAATCTCCAGTAAAGCAAAAGAAATGCAGGAGCGTTCCCAATTTGCAGAGGCACGACAGGAAAAAATCGCAAAGCTTAAGGTTTCTGTGGAAAACGGCACCTACAAGGTAGACCCTAAGGCTGTTGCTAGTAAGATGATAGATTTTTATTTTAATAAATAG
- a CDS encoding ComF family protein yields the protein MSNCLICQDEVARSFGWGEFLGISKPEKVCESCEQAFQKISGKLCRICGRVWEEVPVENRHGDICFDCHRWESDDETAGMLKMNRSVFAYNKYMKETLALYKFRGDAIIAKAFYRDFRKMYEEEFKKEQCILVPIPLGLKRLYERGFNQSLLLAHLLAPSKITEPLAKTDSVKQSKKERRSRLQQENPFYVTAPQKVKGKSVLLIDDIYTTGTTLRMAAKVLLEAGATDIFSLTLVRS from the coding sequence ATGAGTAACTGTTTGATCTGTCAGGACGAGGTGGCTCGCTCATTTGGATGGGGTGAATTCTTAGGTATTAGCAAGCCAGAAAAAGTATGTGAATCTTGTGAGCAAGCTTTTCAGAAAATCAGCGGTAAGTTATGCAGGATATGTGGCAGGGTTTGGGAGGAGGTCCCGGTGGAAAATCGGCATGGGGATATCTGCTTTGATTGCCACAGGTGGGAAAGTGATGATGAGACAGCTGGAATGCTAAAGATGAATCGTTCTGTTTTTGCCTATAACAAATACATGAAGGAAACGTTGGCGCTATACAAATTTAGAGGGGATGCGATCATTGCAAAAGCTTTTTATAGGGATTTTCGGAAAATGTATGAAGAGGAATTCAAAAAAGAGCAGTGTATACTGGTTCCTATTCCCTTAGGGCTAAAACGCCTTTATGAGCGGGGGTTCAACCAGTCCCTGCTTTTAGCACACCTTTTAGCTCCAAGTAAAATAACTGAACCCCTAGCAAAAACGGACTCTGTTAAGCAGTCCAAAAAAGAACGCAGGTCACGACTGCAGCAAGAGAATCCTTTTTACGTCACCGCACCCCAAAAGGTCAAAGGGAAAAGTGTACTTCTGATCGACGATATTTACACAACCGGAACGACTTTACGAATGGCCGCAAAAGTCCTGCTAGAGGCAGGGGCGACCGATATTTTTTCGCTCACCTTAGTTCGCAGTTAA